One window from the genome of Echinicola vietnamensis DSM 17526 encodes:
- a CDS encoding Nif3-like dinuclear metal center hexameric protein codes for MVNLISDVVAYLESIAPPAFQESYDNAQLITGNPADEVTGILCSLDVTEEVVQEAIDLKCNLIVAHHPIIFKGLKSLTGRDYVERTVIKAIKNNVTIYAIHTNLDNIHTGVNKRIADRLGLSNTQVLAPKKGILMKLTAFVPVDDTQQVLKGLYQAGAGSIGEYSNCSFRIEGTGTFLPSDHANPTIGQKGTAEEVRENRIEVIFPAYLQHKIIRALKTAHPYEEVAYYLQQTENEHQEVGSGMIGELESSMSESDFLQHLKSAMNLNVIKHTALRNRPIKRVAVCGGAGIFLLSAAKRAKADIFITGDVKYHEFFDSDNQIIISDIGHYESEIFTKDLLLEILSQNFSNIALYLTKVITNPITYV; via the coding sequence ATGGTTAATTTGATTAGTGACGTAGTCGCTTACTTGGAAAGCATCGCACCACCTGCCTTTCAGGAATCTTATGACAATGCACAATTGATCACTGGAAATCCTGCCGATGAAGTGACCGGAATTCTCTGCAGCCTGGACGTGACCGAGGAGGTGGTCCAAGAGGCCATCGACTTAAAATGCAACCTCATCGTCGCTCACCACCCGATTATCTTTAAAGGGCTCAAAAGCCTCACTGGCAGGGATTACGTAGAAAGAACCGTTATCAAGGCTATCAAAAACAATGTCACCATTTACGCCATTCACACCAACCTGGACAATATCCACACTGGTGTCAACAAGCGCATTGCTGACAGATTGGGACTCAGCAACACTCAGGTTCTTGCTCCCAAAAAAGGAATCTTAATGAAATTGACGGCTTTTGTCCCCGTGGATGACACCCAGCAAGTCCTCAAAGGGCTTTATCAAGCAGGAGCTGGATCCATAGGTGAGTATAGCAACTGCAGTTTTCGGATAGAAGGAACGGGGACATTTCTCCCATCGGACCATGCCAATCCTACTATTGGTCAAAAAGGAACGGCTGAAGAAGTCCGGGAAAACAGGATAGAAGTCATTTTTCCGGCCTATCTCCAGCACAAGATCATACGCGCCCTCAAAACCGCTCATCCATACGAAGAGGTTGCCTATTACCTGCAACAAACGGAAAACGAACACCAAGAAGTGGGCTCCGGAATGATTGGGGAACTGGAATCGTCCATGTCAGAAAGTGATTTTCTACAGCACCTCAAAAGTGCCATGAACCTCAATGTCATTAAACACACCGCCCTTAGAAATCGTCCAATTAAACGGGTAGCCGTATGCGGTGGTGCGGGCATATTTTTGCTGAGCGCAGCCAAAAGGGCAAAGGCCGATATTTTCATTACGGGGGATGTAAAATACCACGAATTCTTTGACTCTGATAATCAGATAATTATAAGCGATATCGGACATTACGAAAGTGAAATCTTCACAAAAGATTTATTATTAGAGATATTGTCACAAAATTTTAGTAATATTGCACTCTATTTGACAAAAGTCATTACGAATCCCATAACTTACGTATAG
- the lpxK gene encoding tetraacyldisaccharide 4'-kinase, giving the protein MRPYHLLLYPFSLLYDGITRLRNRMFDSGMKKSVAFEVPTVVVGNLSMGGTGKTPMVEFLIKGFKDHYAVATLSRGYGRKTNGYLLANETTEPEEIGDEPFQIFSKFGHEITVAVGEQRIAAIPQMIAARPDTELVILDDAFQHRYVKGDFNLLLTTFQRPFFNDHVVPMGMLRESRSGANRADAVVVTKCPDGLDEATKAHYRQSISAYAPENCPVFFAGLQYGRAYDVRNYQEASIEHVILLSGIANNDLLKKKVGEMFQLLETIEFSDHHDYTERDMEKIVARFKVHQAKAPVLLTTEKDAVKLKADKLLRYLQEIPIFALPVQVKMEEEEKNTLLEHVTKAIRNKGYQREV; this is encoded by the coding sequence ATGCGCCCTTATCATCTTTTACTGTATCCTTTTTCATTGTTATACGATGGAATAACCCGGCTGAGAAACAGGATGTTTGACAGTGGGATGAAGAAGAGTGTGGCTTTTGAGGTGCCTACTGTGGTGGTGGGCAATTTGTCCATGGGAGGAACCGGGAAGACGCCCATGGTGGAATTCTTGATCAAGGGGTTCAAGGATCATTATGCCGTGGCCACCCTGAGCAGGGGATATGGCCGTAAGACTAATGGCTATTTGCTGGCCAATGAGACCACTGAACCGGAGGAAATTGGAGACGAACCTTTTCAGATTTTCAGCAAATTTGGCCATGAAATTACGGTGGCCGTGGGGGAGCAGCGGATCGCAGCGATCCCTCAGATGATCGCTGCACGGCCTGATACGGAATTGGTGATTTTGGATGATGCTTTTCAGCATCGCTATGTCAAGGGAGATTTTAACTTGTTGCTTACGACGTTTCAGCGGCCCTTTTTTAATGATCATGTAGTGCCCATGGGCATGTTAAGGGAAAGCCGAAGTGGTGCTAATCGTGCTGATGCTGTGGTGGTTACCAAATGTCCCGACGGGCTGGATGAAGCGACGAAAGCGCATTATAGACAAAGCATATCAGCCTATGCTCCAGAAAATTGCCCTGTCTTTTTTGCCGGTTTACAGTATGGTCGAGCCTATGATGTCAGAAATTACCAAGAAGCGTCAATCGAACATGTCATTTTGCTCAGTGGTATTGCCAATAATGACCTTTTGAAAAAAAAGGTGGGAGAAATGTTTCAGTTGCTGGAGACCATTGAGTTTAGTGATCACCATGATTATACCGAACGGGATATGGAAAAAATTGTAGCTCGATTTAAAGTGCATCAAGCTAAGGCTCCAGTACTCCTTACCACTGAGAAAGATGCCGTCAAACTTAAAGCAGATAAATTGCTTAGATATTTACAGGAAATTCCGATTTTTGCGTTACCTGTTCAGGTGAAAATGGAGGAAGAAGAAAAAAACACCTTATTGGAACATGTAACCAAGGCCATCAGAAATAAAGGTTATCAGCGTGAAGTTTAA
- a CDS encoding putative porin, with protein sequence MREGGENQDEEKEPQRGGLIDDSTKMVYGPTTTLYFQEKNLRFNKMEKTPLDTGLTGFHNFEPVFKSGHKYQGLANIGSAAKPVYYTLPGLIGTTSGFSVYDLYYHSPDSMLYFDTKSPYTKLEAFYGGGNRNMLNVAFARNVNPRWNIGFNFNTIKARKTLNPNARDDNMVEQTSYSLHTNYHSKDEKYFLLANFSRMHHNVYESGGIIPPTVDTTSLYFTYEDSKVWMSNSEATDIRQDYHLYHQYNILEGWEVYHVFDKKKQGVSFFTDLTTNDSSFFNYHDLPRLINEDSTYNYHHFSEVRNEAGFKGDFGPVYYNAFVKFRTGKFTSPEFDSDYKFNEVYIGGALRGEINDQWSFEADGEYLIPSGYRINGYFHSPFLELSYTKASYKPTAMQEMYRGNHYSWTNSFSNIGVDQIKGTIKADFAKVSIRPSLTINRVNNYVYFDENQEATQADGGAFMVIPGIQADLTFWKRLRWQSEVIYTAITGEAADVFRIPDLYARSRLFFDGPMFDENLYIQFGVEGRYKSSYNAEAYMPANQQFYLQDDFDVYAYPVLDAFVDLRINRTRVLFRYNHLNSGFMQEQGYFVTPYYTGLKGSLDLGISWYFFD encoded by the coding sequence ATGAGGGAAGGTGGTGAAAATCAGGACGAAGAAAAAGAACCACAGCGGGGAGGATTGATCGATGACTCTACCAAAATGGTCTATGGCCCCACCACTACCCTTTATTTTCAGGAGAAGAACCTTAGGTTTAATAAGATGGAAAAAACGCCGCTTGATACGGGGTTGACAGGGTTCCATAATTTTGAGCCTGTATTTAAAAGTGGTCACAAGTACCAAGGTTTAGCGAATATCGGTAGTGCTGCCAAGCCGGTTTATTACACCTTGCCTGGGCTGATAGGAACCACATCTGGCTTTAGTGTATATGATTTATATTACCACTCACCGGACAGCATGCTTTATTTTGACACCAAGTCCCCTTACACCAAATTAGAGGCTTTTTATGGTGGAGGTAATCGAAATATGCTAAATGTGGCCTTTGCCAGAAATGTGAACCCGAGGTGGAACATTGGTTTTAATTTTAACACCATCAAGGCCAGGAAGACCTTAAATCCAAATGCCCGTGACGATAATATGGTGGAGCAGACTTCATATTCACTCCATACAAACTATCATTCCAAGGACGAAAAATACTTCTTGCTGGCCAATTTTTCGAGGATGCATCATAACGTGTATGAAAGTGGAGGGATTATTCCCCCAACGGTGGACACCACATCCCTGTATTTTACCTACGAAGACTCTAAAGTCTGGATGAGCAACAGTGAGGCGACAGATATCAGGCAGGACTATCACCTTTACCATCAATACAATATCTTAGAAGGATGGGAGGTTTATCATGTGTTTGACAAGAAAAAGCAAGGGGTGTCGTTTTTTACGGACCTGACCACAAATGATTCTTCATTCTTTAATTACCATGATTTGCCCAGGTTGATTAATGAGGACAGTACCTACAATTACCACCATTTTTCCGAGGTGCGCAATGAAGCCGGATTTAAAGGGGACTTTGGCCCCGTCTATTATAATGCTTTTGTCAAATTCAGAACAGGTAAGTTTACCAGTCCTGAATTTGACAGTGATTATAAGTTCAATGAAGTTTATATTGGAGGTGCCCTGCGTGGGGAGATCAATGATCAATGGTCCTTTGAGGCAGATGGGGAGTATTTGATCCCGAGTGGATACCGCATAAACGGTTATTTTCATTCTCCATTTCTGGAGTTGAGTTATACGAAAGCTTCCTATAAACCTACAGCAATGCAGGAGATGTACCGTGGAAACCATTATTCATGGACCAATAGCTTTTCCAATATCGGCGTCGATCAAATCAAAGGTACTATCAAGGCAGATTTTGCCAAGGTCTCTATAAGGCCCAGTCTTACCATCAATCGGGTAAATAATTATGTGTACTTTGATGAGAACCAGGAAGCCACACAAGCAGATGGTGGTGCTTTTATGGTTATCCCAGGGATTCAGGCGGATTTGACTTTTTGGAAGAGGCTGAGATGGCAGAGTGAAGTGATTTATACCGCCATTACGGGAGAGGCTGCAGATGTATTCAGGATTCCTGATTTGTATGCACGCAGCAGGTTGTTTTTTGACGGCCCTATGTTTGATGAAAATTTGTACATCCAGTTTGGTGTGGAGGGCAGGTATAAAAGCAGTTATAATGCAGAGGCTTACATGCCTGCGAACCAGCAGTTTTACCTGCAGGATGATTTTGATGTTTATGCCTATCCGGTGCTGGATGCTTTCGTGGACCTGAGGATTAACAGGACAAGGGTGCTGTTTAGGTATAATCACCTGAACAGCGGGTTTATGCAAGAACAAGGTTATTTTGTGACCCCTTATTATACCGGCCTCAAAGGTTCCCTCGACTTAGGGATCAGCTGGTATTTCTTTGATTAA
- a CDS encoding tRNA-(ms[2]io[6]A)-hydroxylase, translating into MSWEERTKNKMLNLRLPTDPRWVDIASMNLKDILVDHAYCEQKAASSCISLIVRYPNLDRLVDVLTPVVAEEWAHFERVMEQIRKRGFQFEKPRKDMYVVKLSQFIQKGGSKMAQLTEHLLMNALIEARSCERFKLLWKNIEDEELQQFYYELMVSEAGHYVNFIDLAKYYHDPEKVDERWKEWLAHEAKVLQELEIRPDRMH; encoded by the coding sequence ATGAGTTGGGAAGAGCGAACCAAAAACAAGATGTTGAACCTTCGGCTGCCTACTGACCCCAGATGGGTGGATATAGCATCGATGAATTTGAAGGATATTTTGGTGGATCACGCCTATTGCGAACAAAAGGCAGCATCATCCTGTATTTCGTTGATTGTACGCTATCCTAATTTGGACAGGTTAGTGGATGTGCTTACCCCGGTGGTGGCCGAGGAATGGGCGCATTTTGAAAGGGTAATGGAGCAGATCAGAAAGCGTGGATTTCAGTTTGAAAAGCCTCGAAAGGATATGTATGTGGTGAAGTTAAGCCAGTTTATTCAGAAGGGTGGCAGCAAAATGGCGCAGTTAACGGAGCATTTGCTGATGAATGCATTGATTGAGGCTAGAAGCTGTGAGCGGTTTAAACTGCTTTGGAAAAACATTGAAGACGAAGAATTACAGCAATTTTATTACGAACTGATGGTTTCTGAAGCGGGGCATTATGTTAATTTCATTGATTTGGCCAAGTATTACCACGATCCCGAAAAAGTAGATGAGCGATGGAAGGAATGGCTTGCCCATGAAGCCAAAGTACTTCAGGAACTTGAGATACGGCCAGACAGGATGCACTGA